The following DNA comes from Laribacter hongkongensis DSM 14985.
GCCGGTCATGTTGGGCATGTTCCAGTCCGATACGACGAATTCGTACGGTTGCGAGCGCAGCTTGTGCAGGGCAACCTGGCCGTCTTCGGCTTCGTCGACATTGGTGAAACCCAGCTCCTTGAGCAGGTTGCGCAGGATGCGCCGCATCGTGGAAAAGTCGTCAACGACCAGAAAGCGCAGGTTGGGGTTGACCTCATCAAGCATGGGGGTGGTTCCTGACTTTATTGCTGCAAGAACGGCAACATGGTTTCTGCCAGCAATGTGGGTTCAAACTTGGCGACATAGGCGTCCACACCGACAGAGGAACCCATGGCACGGTTGGCATTGGACGACAGGGACGAGTGCATGACGACCGGAATGCCGTCAAAGCGCTTGTCGCTCTTGATGTGGCGGGTCAGCACGTAGCCGTCCATTTCCGGCATCTCGGCATCG
Coding sequences within:
- the cheY gene encoding chemotaxis response regulator CheY, whose product is MLDEVNPNLRFLVVDDFSTMRRILRNLLKELGFTNVDEAEDGQVALHKLRSQPYEFVVSDWNMPNMTGIELLRAVRADAQLRHLPFLMITAEAKRENIIEAAQAGASGYIVKPFTAATLEEKLAKIFQSTSRQAG
- a CDS encoding response regulator translates to HQATNGREAWNKLQAFASRPWQNGETLHDTLKLILVDAEMPEMDGYVLTRHIKSDKRFDGIPVVMHSSLSSNANRAMGSSVGVDAYVAKFEPTLLAETMLPFLQQ